Genomic DNA from Azospirillum brasilense:
GCTGAGCGGACGCGACAGGATGTCGTTGAAGCGGCGGTCGAAGGCCGGGGCGATGTCGATCCGCCTGGGCAGCACACCCAGCTGGTGGAAGGTGTCGGCGACGTTCTGGGCCGAGGCGACGTCGGCATCGGTGATCGGCGCGAGGTCGCGCTGGCGCGAATTCTTCCGGAGGATTTCCAGGTCGATCTCGGCGGAGACGCCGATGGCCGCGGAATGGACCTGCGCCCAGCGCTCCAGATTGGCGGCGCGCCAGGCGAAGGCGCGGCGCAGCCGCAGGAAATATTCGCCGATGGCCGCCGCCTTGCCCGGCTCGGCCAGCGCGTCGGGCGAGGCGAGATACAGGTAATTGCCCGACAGATAGCCGTTGGAGGTGACGAGGACCCGCGCCCCCTTCTTGATGGCGAAGGGCACGGAATAGCCGTAGATCGCCCAGGCATCGAGCGCGCCCTGCTCGAAGGCCGCCTGTCCTTCCGCCGGGGTCAGGGCGACCGGCTGGATGTCCGTGAAGCGCAGCCCGACCTCGCCCAGCATCTTGGCGAGGTAATATTGCGTGGTGGTGGCGCGGACATAGCCGACGCGCTTGCCCTTAAGATCGGCGACCGAGCGGATCGGGCTGTCCGGCGGAACCAGCACCACCTGCCAGTTCACGTCGTCCTTGACGACGGCGACGATGGACAGGCGCGCCCCGGCGGCGATGCCGAAGGCGGGCGGGATCTCGCTGCTCGACCCCACGTCGATGGAGCCGGCGTTGATCGCCTCCACGATCAGGTTGCCGGAGCCGAACTCGGCGAACTGCGACCGGAAGGGTGTCGGCAACTGGCCGGACGCTTCCAGCGCCAGCCCGTCCAGCGCCTTGTAGTCGGCGATGCGGAGCACGGTTTCCGGCGTCGGGCCGGAGGCGGCGCGCGAGGGGGCGGGCAGGCCGCCCAGCGCCAGGGCGCCGCAGGCTCCGGCGGCACCGCGCAGCAGGCTGCGCCGCCCGATGCCGGACGGGGAACGGGAAACGGAAGCGGTGGTCGGGTCGAACGGCATGGGCTGGGCGTCCCGCGGTTTGGAAGTCAGTGGGAAGGGGCGGCGACGGCTCCCGCGGGCAGGGCGTAGCCGCCCACGGCCACGCCGGGCGGCGCCGGTCTGGAATCGGTCGCGCTGCGCTGCGGCTCCTGCCCGGCGAGACGCTCCTCGTCGATGCCGAGTTCGGCGAGCAGGCGGCTGCGCAGCGCGATGAATCCGGGGTCGCCGTGGCGGCGCGGGCGGGCGAGCGGGACCGGGATGTCGGCGGCGATCCGGCCGTCGGCCATCACCAGGGCGCGGTCGGCCAGCAGCAGCGCCTCGTCCACGTCGTGGGTCACCAGCAGGATCGCCGGGGCGTGGGCGCGCCACAGCGTTTCGACCAGCCCCTGCATGCGCAGGCGGGTCAGCGCGTCGAGCGCCGCGAAGGGCTCGTCGAGCAGCAGCAGGCGCGGCTCCCGCACCAGCGCGCGGGCCAGCGCCGCCCGCTGCGCCTCTCCGCCCGACAGCGTCAGCGGCCAGGCGCGGGTGCGGTGGGACAGCCCGACCTCCGCCAGGGCGGCGCGGCCGCGGGCTTCCGCGTCGGTATGGCGCAGCCCCAGCGTGACGTTGCGCAGAACCGG
This window encodes:
- a CDS encoding ABC transporter substrate-binding protein, translated to MPFDPTTASVSRSPSGIGRRSLLRGAAGACGALALGGLPAPSRAASGPTPETVLRIADYKALDGLALEASGQLPTPFRSQFAEFGSGNLIVEAINAGSIDVGSSSEIPPAFGIAAGARLSIVAVVKDDVNWQVVLVPPDSPIRSVADLKGKRVGYVRATTTQYYLAKMLGEVGLRFTDIQPVALTPAEGQAAFEQGALDAWAIYGYSVPFAIKKGARVLVTSNGYLSGNYLYLASPDALAEPGKAAAIGEYFLRLRRAFAWRAANLERWAQVHSAAIGVSAEIDLEILRKNSRQRDLAPITDADVASAQNVADTFHQLGVLPRRIDIAPAFDRRFNDILSRPLS
- a CDS encoding ABC transporter ATP-binding protein, which produces MSHSLPQTAAPGTEAVVTVRGLVRGFGNGNVLDGLSLDLQPGSFTALLGRSGCGKSTLLRTLAKLDPAPPGTVTLPDERAVVFQEPRLVPWMPVLRNVTLGLRHTDAEARGRAALAEVGLSHRTRAWPLTLSGGEAQRAALARALVREPRLLLLDEPFAALDALTRLRMQGLVETLWRAHAPAILLVTHDVDEALLLADRALVMADGRIAADIPVPLARPRRHGDPGFIALRSRLLAELGIDEERLAGQEPQRSATDSRPAPPGVAVGGYALPAGAVAAPSH